Proteins co-encoded in one Prevotella sp. E13-27 genomic window:
- a CDS encoding DUF5672 family protein, whose protein sequence is MKAVILIPVYKTELTNDERCSLKQCFKILGNYPIMLVCPIGMNTAQYDECAGRNIPTERFKPSFFDGIAGYNKLMKSRKFYQRFSDYDYMLIYQLDAWVFSDELEAWCRKGYDYIGAPWFEKHKSHEEGYGLWCAGNGGLSLRRIEAFIRVTNLNLRMKSCREIFRDEYKSIGSLFHCLSRCCSPVIGTNTLGYYMNKGEASWMWEDGFFCYGLAPTRHRLNIPSPEEAAFFSFECSPKYLFEEVTQRQLPFGCHAWRKYQYEEFWKEYIP, encoded by the coding sequence ATGAAAGCAGTTATTCTTATTCCTGTTTATAAGACGGAGCTTACCAACGATGAAAGATGTAGTTTGAAGCAATGTTTCAAAATCTTGGGGAATTATCCTATAATGTTAGTTTGTCCTATAGGGATGAATACTGCACAATATGACGAATGTGCGGGAAGAAACATTCCGACAGAAAGGTTTAAACCGTCTTTTTTTGATGGCATTGCTGGATATAACAAACTGATGAAGAGCCGTAAGTTTTATCAACGGTTTTCTGATTATGACTATATGCTCATTTATCAGTTGGATGCCTGGGTGTTCAGCGATGAACTTGAAGCATGGTGTAGAAAAGGTTATGACTATATTGGTGCTCCATGGTTTGAGAAACATAAAAGCCATGAAGAGGGTTATGGATTGTGGTGTGCAGGCAATGGGGGACTGTCTCTTCGTCGCATTGAGGCCTTCATACGTGTAACCAATCTTAACCTTCGCATGAAATCATGTAGGGAAATATTCCGTGATGAATATAAATCGATAGGCAGTTTGTTCCATTGCCTTTCGCGCTGTTGCAGTCCTGTCATTGGTACCAATACATTGGGCTATTATATGAACAAGGGCGAGGCCTCATGGATGTGGGAAGACGGTTTCTTCTGCTATGGTCTGGCACCGACACGCCATCGCTTGAATATTCCCTCTCCTGAAGAGGCAGCCTTTTTTTCCTTCGAGTGTTCGCCGAAATATCTGTTTGAAGAGGTGACACAACGACAGTTGCCTTTCGGCTGTCACGCATGGCGTAAATATCAGTATGAAGAGTTCTGGAAGGAGTATATTCCGTAA
- a CDS encoding DUF5672 family protein, with product MRIVIVIPVYKPILSADEEHSLRQCISVLGNYQVTLVCPDGLNVSEYSKVAGRELRCETFQPPFFENIDGYNRLMMSRMFYERFNDYDYMLIYQLDAWVFSDELTEWCLKGYDYVGAPWFELNHTHEEGYDLWLVGNGGLSLRRIEKFLTTSSLPSMSKVKTCHQVFRQEYHSFSDLGHCLFRCMGPWVGTNSIRHIRKRYQEDFFFCYGLRGSNYELSTPSPQQAALFAFECSPEYLFNEVTHGQLPFGCHAWRKYQYEEFWKQYIKI from the coding sequence ATGCGTATAGTCATCGTAATACCTGTATATAAACCCATTCTGTCTGCCGATGAAGAGCATTCTCTTCGTCAGTGTATCAGCGTGTTGGGCAATTATCAGGTGACATTGGTTTGCCCCGATGGACTTAATGTCTCGGAGTACTCTAAGGTAGCGGGGCGTGAATTGCGTTGCGAGACGTTTCAGCCACCTTTTTTTGAGAATATCGATGGATATAACAGGCTGATGATGAGTCGCATGTTTTATGAGCGGTTCAACGATTATGACTACATGCTAATCTACCAACTTGATGCGTGGGTGTTCAGTGACGAACTTACAGAATGGTGCCTTAAGGGATATGATTATGTTGGTGCACCATGGTTTGAACTGAATCATACGCACGAGGAAGGCTATGACCTTTGGCTTGTTGGAAATGGCGGACTGTCGTTGCGGCGTATTGAGAAGTTCCTCACAACATCATCACTCCCTTCTATGTCGAAAGTCAAGACCTGCCATCAGGTCTTTCGGCAGGAATATCACTCATTTTCAGACTTAGGCCATTGCCTGTTTCGCTGCATGGGACCTTGGGTGGGTACCAATAGCATTCGGCATATCAGGAAGCGCTATCAGGAAGATTTCTTCTTCTGTTATGGGTTGCGCGGTTCCAACTACGAGCTAAGCACTCCAAGTCCGCAGCAGGCAGCTCTTTTTGCATTTGAATGCTCACCGGAATATCTTTTCAATGAGGTGACCCATGGGCAGTTGCCTTTTGGTTGCCATGCCTGGCGCAAATACCAGTACGAAGAGTTCTGGAAACAGTACATTAAAATATAA